TTCACAAGGGAGCTTAATCGACTCTACAACGATAAGTAATGCTATTCGTTTACTCGCTGATTTTAAAGCCTGCGAAGAATACTCCTCCGAAATCGAAACACGCCTTATTTCAGCACGTGAGTTAATAGGTAGACTTGTTGTTGAGCGAAACGAACTTGTAAGTATTACTGATGAGTTAGACAACGCCCTCAAACAAATGACTATTCGCAAAGAAAAACTTGAACGGAAGCTGAAACGCACGCGGATTATTGGAGTTGTGGGCGTTGTCGGGGGTTTGATTGTTGGTGTTTTACTCGTATTTCTTATTTAGATTCATTATTGATAAGGTTATTTTTAGTCTAATATTATTCATATATGAATAATTGTATTATCTTTGAAGAAATAATTAAAACAAAATATATGAAAAAAGTATTGTATTTACAAGAAGAAAACTACAATTGGAAAAGTTTTGAATATGAAGATATTGAAGATTTAAAGGATGAGTTTATTAAGAAAAATATAAGCATTGGATATGACGCACGCATTGGATATGGCGCACGCATTGGATATGGCGCACGCATTGGATATGACGTAAGCATTGGGAGTGACGCACGCATTGGGAGTGGCGCACGCATCTTAACAAGTTTATACATTAACGGCTCAAAACACCCACTAACATATACTGGAAATAAAAAAGTATCTATTGGCTGTCATAATTACGACATTGATAAATGGTTAGAAAATTTTGAGATAATCGGAAAAAAAGAGGGTTATTCAGATGCTCAAATCAAAGAGTATAAGACGTACTTGGATGGTTTTAAAACGTTTATTAACAATCAAAATGACTAAAAACGAAAAACAAGCAGCCTACAATAAATCAGGTTTATCGCAAACCGATTTAGGCACGTTGTCAGGAACAAATCAAACGGCTGTTCTTAGATGGCTCAGAGTAGACGACACTGATTCATCACTTCGGACATCTTCGACGGTGAAAATAGAGAAATTTATTAACGAGTATAATTTAAAGAGATAGATATGATACAACAAAACAACACAGTCTTATACAAAGGCGTAGAAGTAAGGGTTCTAAAAATTAACCCTGAGTGGAAAGGCAACAGAACTGCTATAATAGACATTAACGGTCAAATGCGTACAGTAGCTTATGCGAGTTTAAAGCCTGCAAAGAATAGGTTTACCCCGAGAAAATCGGACGCCGAAAAACTCAAAGATGTTTTGGTAGAGGTGCAGAGATTGCAGGACGCATACATTCAAGAGGGAGTAGTAACTCAAGGAATGGAAAACCCAACCGATAAGACACTTGTAAGACTTAAGGCTATCAATGAGTTTATAGATGAATTAGAAGCAATATTAACTGGTAAAAAATTGGAGGTATGAGAGAAGATATATGCGTACAACAAAAAATATTAGTAGAAAAAATAGATTGGGAAAGAGAAAATCCGCACCACTCTGAAGAGAAAATATTAAAAGGAAAGATAATAGATAAGTATTTATTTTACACGACTAAAAAAACCCAAGCCCCCAACATTAAAGGAGGTACTGACGTGGTGATTGTTTATCCATCTATAGACTACTATAAAATATTATGGGATAACGGAACGGTGACAGATCATCCTTGTAATGATAGTGAGTTGACATTTACTAAAACCAACTAGCATGAAAGAAATAAAAACAAATATGATGTGGTCATTTATTGTAACGGTTATTTTAATAGGTGTTTGCACTGTTATTCTATCCAACCAAATCCACTCCGAAAACGCCAAGCAAATCAGAATAGATGCGCTGGAGAAAGACAGTATACAGACGCACGAACAACTTAACAACTGCGCTGAATCAAATAAAGAATATCATTTTGAGTAAGAAACCAACCTATCCACCTAATATTTATTAATTTTACACAAAACCAAACAAGATGAAAGAACTAAACGAAGTATTATTTTTAGCTACATATTCAGCTCTATGTATAGGTTTTATTTATACAGTAGCCTACAAATTAGGATTAATTGAATACATATCAGTAAATGGATTTAAAGTATTTAACACCGTGCTTAATTGTAAGGTATGCACCGCTTTTTGGCTCAATATCTTTACCTATATTGGAGTTGGAATATACGACCCATTTTATTTACTTGCTTTTCCAGCATCATTTACAATCACTTATTTAATTTTTTCAAAATGAAGTTAAAAGTAAACGGTTGTGTAATTGAACTATTTGATTCAATTGATGAGGTGTTAATTGATCGTTATAACGCTTTTCAAAGATATTTGATGTTGGATGCTGAATTAGGCTCAACTATTCAGGAGTACGATCAAAAGATGTCAAAAACTATTCAGTTATTATCAAAAGGCTTGTATGTTGAATCGGCACAAGAAATAAAAAACATGAGACTGAATATTTGGAATATTATCCAAGAAAACAATCCATCTCATTATTCATTTGCAATACTTGTGAAGTCGTTTAATGGTAAATCGTGTAAATCATTCAAAAAAGATGACCTAACCGAGCTTATAAAAAAGATGAATGACGCGGGACTTACGCAGGGTAAACTTCAAGAAGCACTTTCTGAAGTAAAAAAAAAGTAGAAACTCAACTTAAAAAATTCTTTCCAGATTTAGGTTTCAATGATGGGGCCGCTAAGAACATTTATAGTGAGAAATTACGTAGGCTAAACGTGCTTGCTGACACAATTCTAAAAGAAAAAAGCGAAAACACTTCGATAATTGATAAAATAGATAGATATTTGTTAGAGCAATTCAAACCAAAAGATACAGAAAGAGAGCAAATAAGCTCGATTAATGATTTTGAGGAGTTTTGTCATAGCTTACAGAAACACACGCCAGGGATTATTGTTAAAAAAATGACCGTACATGAGTTTTATTCATTGATACGGCTTGTTAAAAAGCAAAGTTCTAAAAATGGCGGTAAATCCGATTAAATATAGTGAGTTAGTTGTCGATGACGGCGGTATTCAAAAAGCAATTGAATCAATTGTAAAATTCGAAAAGATTTACATTGACGCGGTAGATGAAATCAAAAAAAGAGCTTCGGAACTAAAAGCTGATGCAGGAAAATTAAGCCCATCTAACGAACAAGATCGTAAAAAGATTGAAGAGCTTACTCAGTCGATGAATAAGCTAAAAAAACAACACGACGCACTTATAAAGACTAAAAAAGTAGCTGGAACCACATCTAAAAAACTAAACGATTTAACTTTCAATGAGCGCAAACAAAGGATAGCTCAAATGGAAGCCACTAAGCGACAAAATAAAGCGCTTAGAGATTTAGTAAAGACTGAAAAAGTACAAGCTGGCTCAATTCAGGAGTTAATAATTAAAACTAATCGATTAAACAAATCTCGTCAAAACTTAGACCTTAGAACAAAACAAGGTCAAAAGGAGTACCAGCGGATGACTAACAAAATCAACGCTAATACTGATTCCCTTAAAAAACATGATGCCGCTATTGGTCGTAGCCATAGAAATGTTGGTAACTACAAAAGTGCTTTACAGTCGGCGAACAATGTAATATCTCAATTTGGTATTGGATTGGGTATAGCTGGAGGTGTTCGATTAATGGGTAACGTTTTAAATGTTGTTCGAGATTTCGATCAAGCTGTAGCAGATTTAGGAGCTATCTCTGGAAAAACAGCGGGTGAATTAAAAGTATTAAACGACCAAGCAAAAGAACTCGGTGCAACAACTCAATTTACAGCATCGGAAGCAACAGCGCTACAAACAGAATTAGCTAAACTTGGATTTAGTATTCCAGAGATTGAGCAATCAACAGCTTCAATACTTGATTTTGCGGCGGCAACGGGGGCCGACCTTCCAAGCGCAGCAAAAGTGGCTGGTTCTGCATTGAGAGCTTTCCAGCTTCCAGCTTCAGAAATGCAAAATGTTGTATCCACTTTAGGTGTTGCAACAACGAAAACGGCATTAGATTTCGGAGCTTTAGAAACGGGTCTTTCAACAGTTGCCCCAGTTGCAAAGGCGTTTGGATTTAGCGTCGAAGATACAACCGCATTACTAGGTCAACTTGCAAATAGTGGATTTGATGCGTCAAGTTCAGCAACGGCAACTAGAAATATACTTTTGAAGCTTGCTGATGCAAATGGTGATTTAGCTAAGCAACTAGGTAGGCCAATCAAAAGCGCTGACGACTTAAGCGCTGGACTTCAAGAGTTACAAGCAAAAGGAATTAATCTTAGTGAAGCGCTAGAGCTTACAGATAAGCGATCGGTTGCAGCATTTCAAACCTTTATTGATGGTTCGGATTCATTAGTTGATTTAAGGGATAGTATAACGGGCGTTAATTCTGAGCTAACCGACATGGCAGAGAAAAGGCTTGACACTGTTAATGGTAAGCTTCAATTATTAAATAGTGCATGGCAAGGTTATATTATAAATCTATCTGAAAGCGCAGACGCCTCTAGTTTTCTTAAAAGTGTTATTGAGTTTTTAGCCAACAATATAGACGTGCTTTTAGGTATGATTCCAAGGATTATAGGCTACTTTGTTTTATGGAGAATTAGAACGCAAGCCGCCGCCGCCGCTAATTTTATATTTAATGGTGGGTTAAGTAAAATGATTAACGGGATACCCGCTATGATTAGAGGGCTAAAGTCTGGAACAACAGCCGTAAAAGGTTTTGGTTCAGCTATGAAAAGAATACCTTTTGTCGCTATAATAGCTGGGTTGACAGAAGTTGTTATGTGGCTATATAGGTCTTCTGATGCCGCTGATGAATCCACGGAAGCGGAAAAGAAAAGAACCGCACAACTCGAGGAAGAAAAGCGGCTTCAAGAAGATATGAATAGGCAACTTGAAAACGCTACAGGTAGATTTGTTTCATTAATTGAGCAACTCAAACAAACAAATAAGCAAAGCGAAGACAGGGAAAGACTGATAAAGCTAATTAATAAAGAATATGGCACAACGCTTCAAAACATTCAAGATGAAGCTAAATTTATGGACCAATTAACTTTGGCGGTTGACAACTATATAAAATCTAAAAAAGAAGAAATTCTATTAAAACAAAATGAAACAGAGATAGGTAAACTATTAGTTGAGCAAATAGAGATTGAGAAAAGCTTAGAAGGTGATAGAGAAGCGGCTTTTAATCGTGGTAAAATGGCTTTAAAAAAGCAGTTAGATATGCGTTTAAAGCTTGGTGGAAGCCAAGAGCAATATGAACACAGCTTAAGACAGTTAGGTGAGGTTATAAATATGGATCACAAATACGCCGAACAAGTGATTGCAAGAGGTCGTAACGAGACAATCACAACGACTAGCCAGATAGCGAGGTTAAAAGAAATCAAAAGATTGTTAGCTATTTTAGCGGGCGAGAATTTAAACCTATTAGAAACAGAAGAGAATTTAACTGAAGAGATGGATGGTTTTGGTGGCTCTACTGATAAAACCACCAATAAGGCTAAAAAATTAAAGTTAGAAATTAAAGAGATAAATAAACTACTTCGAGAGGGGCGCTATTCAGATCCTGAGCTGTTAAAAACTCAAGAGCAAATAAATGAAGAGGAGTTAAAGCAAGAGACAGAAAAAATTGAGCGAGCTTTAATTGAAAGACAAACAGCTATAAATGATGCCGAAAGAGAAGGGATATTAAGCGCTGAAGATGCAGCTAATCAAAGATTAATAGCTGAAATAGACTCTTTGAATACTCGAAAACATATGTACGAGCTTTACGGGGTTGATGTAATTGATATTGAAAACAAGCTTTCAGAAAAGAAATTACAGTTATCAAAAACCCTTATCGAAAAAGAAAACCAATTAAAAGACGAAGCTCTCGCAAGAGACAAACAGCGAATGGAGGAAATGAAACAAGCCATTCAGGAGTTCACAGATTTTGCAGCTAAGCAAGCATTTGAACAACTAAATAAAACCCAAGAAGAGAAAAAAGAAAAGCAAGAAGAGGAAATAGAAGGAACAAAAACGCAAATCGAAAAACAACAAGAACTTGCTGAAGATGGATTAAGTAATTCGCTTGCATTTGAAGAGGCAGCACTTGCCGAACAACAAGCTAGGTTACAAGAAATCGAAAAACAACAACAACGACTTAAAAAACTTGAAGTGCTTTATGATTTAACGAGTTCTTACGCTCAAAGTGGCGCTGATAATCCACTTAGTAAAGCGCTTGCAGATATGGCAAAAATAGAAGGTATTGCAGCGGTGTTTGGTGATGGTGGTGTTGTTGAAGATAAACTACCTAGTAATGGTATATTTAAAGGCGATAGCCATAGGGCTAAATCTGGAGGCATACCGATAAAAGTGGAGGGTCAAGAAGGTATATTTTCAGTTAAAGAAATGATGAACTTTGGTAAAACGAATTTCTACAAATTAAAAGACACTTTAGGTCGTGGTCCAATCGGAGGTGATTTATTTAATTCCGATCAATACGCGTTTGTTTCACAGCCTCAAAAAGAAGTTGTACCGGATAACTCAGAATTGATACATGAGATTAAAAACCTTCGAAAAGACGTGAAAAGCAAGGAAAGTTTAACAGATGTTAAAATTCAGCAAGCACTTGAAAATTATGTCGACATTATCACTACTAAAGTGGAGGGTAATAAGACTACTAGTAAAACTAAAAGAGTGAGAATATAATGGAAAATCAACTAACATTTAAGCTCGACGGTCAAACGGTAACACCTTTTCAAGAATGGGAGGGATTAGAAATAAATATTGATTTTACAGGAGATCAAAACGAATTAGAGGTAAAAATTGATGATGCTACATTTGTAAAAAAAGCAAATGAAATATTAAGGGCTAAGAGAGATAGTGGATTAAGTGGTGGCGTTGGTGTTTTTGAGGGCGTTCCTTTTCAAATTTCAGCGCAAGGAGACAACAACACTATTGACGTATTAGATGGCTACGTTGACTTATCTGACGGCGCTGTATGGAAAGGCTGTGATAGTGTAAAAGCTAAAATTAAAAAAGCGCAAAGCGTGGACTGGCTCTCAGATGTTGCGGGGTCTTTTTCTTTTGCTTCACTTTATGCCGAAGGAATAGTAAAAACTAGTGATTTTATACAGGTTCCATACATTATTAATTATGTTCCAGATAATGCAGAAGTTATAACAATTATTATTAGTGGTTATTTGATGGTTAAAGAGACTGTGGAGGCTGTTAAGCGACTAGTAGAGCTTATTTCATGGACAATTAATGCCGCTACTCCAAATGTTGGGGCTGGTGTTACGCTTGATATTGGTGACGTTATTCAAACAATTCTAACGGTGCTTATGAATATAGCAATCATTATCTTAATGGTTGTTGCTGTAATTGAATTATCAAAACAACTTTTAGAACAATATTTTCCTAGAAAACGTTTTCATTTAGGGATGACTTTAAAAAGGATGTTTGAGGTGTTTTGTCAAAAACTTGATCTTACATTTGAATCCACTATTATGGATGGGTTTTGGGGCTCGGCTGTGTATTTACCTCAAAAAGATGTGATAGGAGGTGAAGAGTTTGAGCTTGGTGTTCCAACTAATGGAGAAGCTGTTTATAGGGGCGATGGGTTTATATCGGTAATGAAAGAGATGTTCAATGCTGATTATAAAATAAAAGACGGTGTTTTTAGGTTTGACCAATCAAGTTATTGGCAAAATATATCGACTTATACTTTACCTAACACCTACCAAAATCAAGAAGATTTAAGAAATGACTACACTTTGAACACAAGTGAATTAAAATCTAACTATTTTATCACTTATGCAACCGATCAAAACGATCAAAACACACTTAGAAATTACAAAGGTATCAATTATCAAGCGGTTACTGATGCTATAACTATTGATAATAAAAAGTATAAAAACATTAAAGGGCTTGAAGAAATAAGACTACCATTTTCTTTAGGTGTTGAAAAGCAAGGGCTAGAACCTTTTGAAAAAGCGCTAAAAAGTGCTGCTAAAATAATAGATAAAGTGACGGGTATTTTTGGAGCTGGCACAGCTTACGCATCTAAAATAGAGGATAGAAAAGGCTCTTTACTTATGTCTTCTCATTACATTGGAACGCCTCGACTAATTGCTATGCAAGGTTCAAAATTAGCACAAAATCAAAGATCGATACTTGCAGCTAAAAAACTTTGGGAGTTTCATAAATCAAAATCATTTGTACCTATAGATGGTGTTCATAATCAGTATTTGCTATTTAACGAACACAAAGTTCCTTTTTGCTTAAATAATTTAGTAAATTTGCTAGACAACAACTTCTTTAAAACAAGTGATTCTAAAGAAGGTAAGATAGAAACAATTAAATGGGCTATACGTAAAAATACAGCCACTTTTGACTATAGAGTAAATGAAATTTATACAGATAATTTAAAAATAAGTTACAATGAAGGAGGCGTATAAATCAATAGAATCATTATTCGGAATAGTTGACGACTTGTCGGGTGTTGCTGATGAGAAATTAACACAGCTTTACGGACATTTAGATAAGACTATGAATGATACCAAGTCCAAAATGACAAAAGAGCAAAGAGATAAAATTCAGGACCACAATCAAAGATTTAACATTGCTAAAGAAGAGATTTCAAAAGGAAACTCAAAACCGATGAATGATTTCATAGCAAGCATTAAAAAAGAAGTGTAATATGCCGTTAATACTACAAAAAAAGGAGTTTTCAAATCTTTGGTCTTCGCAAAAGACAGATACGTTAGTTGCTAACGTTGCTCAGTATGTTCAAGTAGATTATACTTTTGAAGCTAGCGTAACCTTTACTAGTAATGCCACAAATAAGATTCAAATATCAAACGGCGACACTTTAACGCGAACACAAGGCTCTTGGATAGATGACGGCTTCGGGGTTGGTATGTACGTCTTATTCTTAGCTGAAATATTTAACGGCACAGTAACAGATAATTATAGCGTAACGCTACAAATAATTCAAATAACAAATAATACGGTAATTCTTAGGACTAATACAGGGTTAAATCCTGATATTAAACCTGGTTTTTATCCAACAGAACCATTTGAGCCTGGAGCTAAATACGCAACGTTCGCATCTTTAATTTATCAAGGAGCTTTTGAAGGCGCTGAGTTTAAGTTTAACCTTATTCCAAACACCGAAATACAAGGGGGTTCTATTAACTCTATAATAGACGGTACAGCGCAAGTTTACCGAACTTCATGGAGTGATATAACGACACTAAATCAATCTTTTACTAAATTATACAACAAGTCTGGATCAAATGAAATAGACACTTATCCAAAAGTAAAATATATAGAGAAAAATACCGACGATCAAATAATACTAGTTGTTACTCATATATTTGAGGTTTGGGGGTTATTTGAAAACTCACAAGACTTAGAGCTTGGAAACATTACTTCTCCTGAGTGGTTTGA
The Candidatus Babeliales bacterium genome window above contains:
- a CDS encoding phage tail tape measure protein, translated to MAVNPIKYSELVVDDGGIQKAIESIVKFEKIYIDAVDEIKKRASELKADAGKLSPSNEQDRKKIEELTQSMNKLKKQHDALIKTKKVAGTTSKKLNDLTFNERKQRIAQMEATKRQNKALRDLVKTEKVQAGSIQELIIKTNRLNKSRQNLDLRTKQGQKEYQRMTNKINANTDSLKKHDAAIGRSHRNVGNYKSALQSANNVISQFGIGLGIAGGVRLMGNVLNVVRDFDQAVADLGAISGKTAGELKVLNDQAKELGATTQFTASEATALQTELAKLGFSIPEIEQSTASILDFAAATGADLPSAAKVAGSALRAFQLPASEMQNVVSTLGVATTKTALDFGALETGLSTVAPVAKAFGFSVEDTTALLGQLANSGFDASSSATATRNILLKLADANGDLAKQLGRPIKSADDLSAGLQELQAKGINLSEALELTDKRSVAAFQTFIDGSDSLVDLRDSITGVNSELTDMAEKRLDTVNGKLQLLNSAWQGYIINLSESADASSFLKSVIEFLANNIDVLLGMIPRIIGYFVLWRIRTQAAAAANFIFNGGLSKMINGIPAMIRGLKSGTTAVKGFGSAMKRIPFVAIIAGLTEVVMWLYRSSDAADESTEAEKKRTAQLEEEKRLQEDMNRQLENATGRFVSLIEQLKQTNKQSEDRERLIKLINKEYGTTLQNIQDEAKFMDQLTLAVDNYIKSKKEEILLKQNETEIGKLLVEQIEIEKSLEGDREAAFNRGKMALKKQLDMRLKLGGSQEQYEHSLRQLGEVINMDHKYAEQVIARGRNETITTTSQIARLKEIKRLLAILAGENLNLLETEENLTEEMDGFGGSTDKTTNKAKKLKLEIKEINKLLREGRYSDPELLKTQEQINEEELKQETEKIERALIERQTAINDAEREGILSAEDAANQRLIAEIDSLNTRKHMYELYGVDVIDIENKLSEKKLQLSKTLIEKENQLKDEALARDKQRMEEMKQAIQEFTDFAAKQAFEQLNKTQEEKKEKQEEEIEGTKTQIEKQQELAEDGLSNSLAFEEAALAEQQARLQEIEKQQQRLKKLEVLYDLTSSYAQSGADNPLSKALADMAKIEGIAAVFGDGGVVEDKLPSNGIFKGDSHRAKSGGIPIKVEGQEGIFSVKEMMNFGKTNFYKLKDTLGRGPIGGDLFNSDQYAFVSQPQKEVVPDNSELIHEIKNLRKDVKSKESLTDVKIQQALENYVDIITTKVEGNKTTSKTKRVRI